In Camelina sativa cultivar DH55 chromosome 16, Cs, whole genome shotgun sequence, a single window of DNA contains:
- the LOC104751249 gene encoding kinesin-like protein KIN-14G, with product MNPMRDQPGSPYGDSTPRSPFSPFSPLSGGDDRHRNLPDSKTPRSPFSPFSPLSGDERHKNLAESKFQQALANSGQLDPSSPGSMHHGGHKFHEVFQMKQGRYDLQASKISEMMKSSSLDNAPTQSLLSVVNGILDESIERKNGEIPQRVACLLRKVVQEIERRISTQAEHLRTQNNIFKTREEKYQSRINVLEALASGTGVEHEIATQQLRQIKTEKSMWEEKKKLEEEDMVKLMKQNDQYNLEIAALKQELEASKKEHEQQYSQMESKTMTEKLKWEEQKKNEEEDMAKLLKENDQFNLEISSLRQELETTRKAYEQQCSLMESQTMVATTGLESRLKELEQEGKVAHTAKNALEERVKELEHMGKEVQTAKNALEEKIKQLQQMEKETKTANTSLEGKIQELEQNLVNWKTKVKEMEQKSESTHQSWNQKELSYRSFIENQSQALQELRFYSRSIKQEILKVQENYAEQFSQLGKKLVELSNAAENYHAVLTENRKLFNELQELKGNIRVFCRVRPFLPGQGAPNTVVEYVGEDGELVVTNPTRPGKDGLRQFKFNKVYSPAATQADVFSDIRPLVRSVLDGYNVCIFAYGQTGSGKTYTMTGPDGASEEDWGVNYRALNDLFKISQSRKGNISYEVGVQMVEIYNEQVLDLLSSDNTQKKLGILSTTQQNGLAVPDASMYPVTSTSDVITLMDIGLQNRAVGCTALNERSSRSHSIVTVHVRGKDMKTGSVLYGNLHLVDLAGSERVDRSEVTGDRLREAQHINKSLSSLGDVIFSLASKNAHVPYRNSKLTQILQSSLGGRAKTLMFVQLNPDAISYSESMSTLKFAERVSGVELGAAKTSKDGKDVRDLMEQLASLKDTIARKDEEIERLHLEKETHSQRLQKPMLRRKSIGHTDDINSDTGEYSSQQSRYSVTDGESLTSSAEAEYDERLSEITSDATSLGTQGSMDVAKRPPKISDRAKSMTARSSTSVTRPLDKLRKVASKTTSTVAKVTSGLSSSSKGVSSSSIKKTGSTSSLAKSSKRWA from the exons ATGAATCCCATGCGTGATCAACCAGGCAGCCCTTATGGAGATTCAACTCCTCGTAGTCCGTTTTCTCCCTTCTCTCCATTGTCTGGTGGAGACGACAGGCATAGGAATCTGCCTGATTCCAAAACTCCTCGTAGTCCTTTCTCCCCATTTTCTCCATTATCTGGAGATGAAAGGCACAAAAACCTGGCAGAGTCTAAATTTCAGCAAGCCCTTGCCAATTCTGGCCAATTAG ATCCATCTTCCCCTGGATCAATGCACCATGGAGGACACAAGTTTCATGAGGTTTTCCAAATGAAACAGGGGCGTTATGATCTTCAAGCCTCTAAGATTTCTGAAATGATGAAATCAAGTAGCTTAGAT AATGCTCCTACGCAGTCACTTTTGAGCGTGGTGAATGGAATTTTAGATGAAAGTATTGAAAGAAAGAATGGTGAAATCCCTCAG CGTGTGGCATGCCTCTTGAGAAAAGTCGTGCAGGAGATTGAGCGACGTATATCAACTCAAGCTGAGCATCTAAGAACG caaaacaatatttttaaaactcgTGAGGAAAAATATCAGTCAAGGATCAATGTCCTTGAAGCCTTGGCATCAGGAACTGGTGTAGAACATGAG ATTGCTACACAACAGCTTAGACAGATAAAG ACAGAGAAGTCAATGtgggaagaaaagaagaaacttgaagAGGAAGATATGGTTAAGCTAATGAAACAAAATGATCAATACAACCTCGAAATTGCTGCGCTGAAGCAAGAATTGGAGGCATCTAAAAAAGAACATGAACAACAATACTCGCAAATGGAAAGCAAAACAATG ACAGAGAAGTTAAAGTgggaagaacaaaagaaaaacgagGAGGAGGATATGGCCAAGCTATTGAAAGAAAATGATCAATTCAACCTTGAGATATCTTCGCTAAGGCAAGAGCTGGAGACAACGAGAAAAGCGTATGAACAGCAATGCTCGCTAATGGAAAGCCAAACAATGGTCGCTACAACAGGACTTGAGAGCAGGCTGAAGGAACTTGAACAAGAGGGAAAAGTGGCGCACACTGCAAAAAATGCCCTTGAGGAAAGGGTTAAAGAGCTTGAACATATGGGAAAAGAAGTGCAGACTGCTAAAAATGCTCTTGAGGAAAAGATAAAACAGCTTCaacaaatggaaaaagaaacaaaaactgcTAATACAAGCCTTGAAGGAAAGATTCAAGAGCTTGAACAGAACCTTGTAAATTGGAAGACTAAAGTCAAAGAAATGGAGCAAAAGTCTGAATCCACACACCAAAGTTGGAATCAAAAAGAACTTTCCTATAGAAGCTTTATTGAAAACCAGTCTCAGGCACTACAG GAGTTGAGGTTCTATTCAAGATCCATCAAGCAAGAAATTTTGAAGGTTCAAGAGAACTATGCAGAACAGTTCAGCCAATTAG GAAAGAAACTGGTTGAACTTAGCAATGCTGCCGAAAACTATCATGCCGTACTAACTGAAAACCGGAAGCTTTTTAACGAGCTTCAGGAGCTGAAAG GAAACATCAGAGTATTTTGCCGGGTGAGGCCTTTTCTTCCTGGACAGGGTGCACCAAACACAGTGGTCGAGTATGTCGGTGAGGATGGAGAATTGGTAGTTACCAATCCAACTAGACCCGGTAAAGACGGTCTTCGCCAATTTAAGTTCAACAAGGTGTATAGTCCAGCTGCTACTCAAG CTGACGTCTTTTCAGACATAAGACCCCTGGTTAGGTCAGTACTTGATGGGTACAATGTATGTATATTTGCATATGGCCAGACAGGATCAGGGAAAACTTATACAATG ACTGGTCCAGACGGAGCAAGTGAAGAGGACTGGGGAGTTAATTATCGCGCTCTCAATGATCTCTTTAAAATCTCTCAATCTAGAAAGGGAAACATATCATATGAAGTTGGGGTGCAAATGGTGGAAATATACAATGAACAAGTGCTTGATCTGTTGTCTTCTGACAACACTCAAAAGAA ACTAGGGATCCTTTCTACAACTCAACAAAATGGCCTTGCTGTGCCTGATGCAAGCATGTATCCTGTGACATCAACTTCAGATGTAATTACATTGATGGACATTGGATTACAGAATCGAGCCGTTGGTTGTACTGCCTTGAATGAAAGAAGTAGCCGCTCTCACAG CATTGTCACTGTTCATGTTCGCGGTAAAGATATGAAGACCGGGTCTGTTCTATACGGCAATCTTCATTTGGTGGATCTGGCAGGAAGTGAGAGAGTAGATCGCTCTGAAGTTACAGGAGACAGACTAAGAGAAGCACAACATATAAACAAATCGCTCTCATCTCTTGGAGATGTGATATTCTCTCTTGCTTCAAAGAATGCCCATGTACCATACAGAAACAGCAAGCTAACACAGATCCTCCAAAGCTCTCTTG GAGGACGAGCAAAGACCTTGATGTTTGTGCAACTCAACCCTGACGCTATTTCATACTCAGAGTCAATGAGTACCTTGAAATTCGCAGAGCGTGTCTCTGGAGTCGAACTTGGTGCTGCAAAGACCAGTAAAGATGGTAAAGATGTTCGAGACTTAATGGAACAG TTAGCGTCCCTTAAGGACACCATAGCGAGAAAAGACGAAGAAATAGAGAGGCTTCATCTGGAAAAAGAAACTCATTCTCAGAGACTTCAGAAACCAATGCTGAGAAGAAAGAGCATAGGACATACCGATGACATAAACTCAGATACAGGAGAATATTCATCACAACAATCAAGATACTCTGTTACTGACGGTGAGAGTTTAACCTCCTCCGCCGAGGCAGAGTACGATGAGAGACTAAGCGAGATTACTTCTGATGCTACTTCTTTGGGAACACAAGGATCCATGGATGTTGCTAAAAGACCACCTAAAATCTCAGACAG AGCCAAGTCGATGACTGCAAGATCATCTACGAGTGTAACACGACCGCTCGATAAACTTCGGAAAGTCGCTTCAAAAACAACATCGACCGTTGCTAAGGTCACGTCCGGCTTGTCGTCATCAAGTAAAGGCGTATCGTCATCAA gCATTAAGAAGACGGGCAGTACTTCTAGTTTGGCAAAGTCTTCAAAGCGGTGGGCGTAA
- the LOC104751250 gene encoding zinc finger protein CONSTANS-LIKE 7, with the protein MVVEVESRAAGVTGGKTAARGCDVCMKRSSRASWFCPADDAFLCQSCDASIHSANSLAKRHERVRLQSPSSPELLMKTKATDKTTSVWYEGFRRKARTPRSKLLQIQDVNNSNDPLVPELGVEEEEGVFSFSSTDENEESLNCCVPVFDPFSDMVIDDNSFGLVPDGVDITTSSGDLGEIEKAIMDDDEGLIGFLPFDMDLGEIFMDVESLLEEEHPFLRVKELNSSSALVKEETNVGFEFDSKDLKRVKDEEEEEVKCEHGGSDQETCEDEDRKASLFLRLDYEAVISAWDNHGSPWETGIKPEFNLDCCLLGGNNTCPSHVMGGFDELESAVGSVTRQQGRDGGGSDVEREARVLRYRDKRRTRLFAKKIRYEVRKLNAEQRPRIKGRFVKRTSLNFDVL; encoded by the exons ATGGTGGTCGAGGTGGAGAGCCGAGCCGCTGGAGTGACGGGAGGGAAGACAGCGGCGCGTGGCTGCGACGTGTGCATGAAAAGATCTTCACGTGCTAGTTGGTTTTGCCCAGCCGATGATGCTTTCCTATGCCAAAGCTGCGACGCTTCGATCCACTCGGCTAACAGTTTGGCGAAACGTCACGAACGTGTCCGGTTACAATCACCCTCATCTCCGGAGCTTCTGATGAAGACAAAGGCGACTGACAAAACTACGTCGGTGTGGTACGAAGGGTTCAGGAGAAAGGCGAGAACGCCTAGGAGCAAGCTGTTGCAGATTCAAGATGTGAATAATTCTAACGATCCTCTGGTTCCGGAGCTtggtgtagaagaagaagaaggggttttctcgttttcttctACAGACGAGAACGAAGAGAGTCTAAACTGTTGCGTACCGGTTTTTGATCCTTTCTCAGACATGGTGATTGATGATAACAGCTTCGGTTTAGTTCCTGATGGAGTCGATATCACCACTAGCAGCGGAGACTTGGGAGAGATCGAGAAGGCAATCATGGACGACGATGAAGGTTTAATTGGGTTCTTGCCGTTCGATATGGATCTTGGGGAAATCTTTATGGACGTGGAGAGCTTACTTGAGGAAGAACATCCTTTCTTGCGAGTCAAGGAATTAAACAGTAGTAGTGCACTCGTCAAAGAAGAGACTAACGTAGGGTTTGAGTTTGATAGTAAGGATTTGAAGAGGGtcaaagatgaggaagaagaagaagtcaagtgTGAACATGGAGGATCAGATCAAGAAACATGTGAGGATGAAGATAGAAAGGCGAGTTTGTTTCTGAGATTAGATTATGAAGCTGTGATTAGTGCTTGGGATAATCATGGTTCACCGTGGGAAACCGGAATCAAACCGGAGTTTAATCTCGACTGTTGTTTG TTGGGAGGGAACAACACGTGTCCGTCACATGTGATGGGTGGGTTTGACGAGCTAGAGTCGGCCGTGGGATCAGTGACACGCCAGCAAGGGAGAGACGGAGGAGGATCAGATGTGGAGAGAGAGGCGAGGGTGTTGAGGTATAGAGATAAACGGAGGACGAGGTTGTTCGCGAAGAAGATAAGATACGAGGTTCGCAAACTTAATGCCGAGCAGAGACCTCGAATCAAAGGTCGTTTCGTGAAGAGGACGTCACTTAATTTTGACGTcttgtaa
- the LOC104751251 gene encoding carbon catabolite repressor protein 4 homolog 5 isoform X2 has protein sequence MSKYERKNSTGNSTTVTKRKRCSISESSYRHESITLKPHRPLAPGSSWRSCKPVRPGKSSRRRRKRTKEIISSSGEREWVFSATNFENLQDKVVLVSYNLLGVDNASNHMDLYYNVPPKHLEWSRRKHLICKEISRYNASILCLQEVDRFDDLDGLLKTRGFQGVHKSRTGEASDGCAIFWKEKLFKLLDYQHIEFDRFDMRNNVAQLCVLEVRLFLEKAYQLSQEWGNIPVVIAGDLNSTPQSAIYDFIASADLDTQLHNRRQISGQSEMEPKKRSFRNRYAVRAAVSTSGSLPNVWSKEELQFATGGQASTHVQHQLKLHSAYSGVPGTHRTRDQRGEPLATTYHSRFLGTVDYIWHTKELVPVRVLETLPTDVLTRTCGLPSEKWGSDHLAIACELGFVND, from the exons ATGAGTAAATACGAGCGAAAGAACTCGACGGGGAACTCAACCACCGTCACCAAGCGGAAGCGATGTTCGATTTCGGAATCATCGTATAGACATGAGTCAATAACCCTAAAACCTCACCGTCCTCTTGCGCCGGGTTCAAGTTGGCGTAGTTGTAAACCAGTTAGGCCTGGTAAATCTTCTCGGCGGCGGCGAAAGAGAACAAAGGAGATAATCTCGAGTTCCGGTGAGCGCGAATGGGTGTTTTCCGCTACCAATTTTGAAAATCTCCAAG aTAAAGTAGTTTTAGTTTCGTACAATCTACTTGGTGTTGACAATGCGTCCAACCACATGGACTTGTATTACAACGTTCCCCCGAAGCACTTAGAGTGGAGTAGACGGAAACATCTCATCTGCAAGGAGATTAGTCGCTATAATGCAAGCATCTTATGTCTTCAG GAGGTTGACCGCTTTGATGATCTCGATGGTCTTCTTAAAACTAGGGGATTTCAAGGTGTTCACAAG AGTCGGACTGGAGAAGCGAGTGATGGTTGTGCTATATTCTGGAAAGAGAAATT ATTTAAACTTCTAGACTATCAACATATAGAGTTTGATAGATTTGACATGCGAAACAATGTTGCTCAACTTTGTGTTTTAGAG GTAAGACTATTTCTGGAGAAGGCTTACCAGTTATCACAGGAATGGGGAAATATTCCAGTGGTGATTGCTGGTGATCTGAATAGCACTCCACAG AGTGCAATTTACGATTTCATAGCTTCAGCTGAT tTGGATACACAATTACACAATCGCAGGCAAATTTCTGGCCAGTCTGAAATGGAACCAAAGAAGAGGTCATTTAGAAACCGGTATGCAGTTAG GGCTGCAGTATCCACATCCGGATCACTACCCAATGTATGGAGCAAGGAAGAACTACAGTTTGCAACTGGTGGTCAAGCAAGCACTCATGTCCAACATCAACTGAAGCTTCATAGCGCATATAGTGGAGTTCct GGTACTCATAGAACGAGAGATCAACGCGGTGAACCATTGGCAACAACATATCATTCCAGGTTCCTGGGAACAGTTGATTATATATG GCACACAAAGGAACTTGTTCCTGTCAGGGTTCTTGAAACCTTGCCAACTGATGTTTTGACAAGAACATGTGGACTACCAAGTGAG AAATGGGGAAGCGACCATCTTGCTATCGCATGTGAACTCGGCTTTGTCAATGACTGA
- the LOC104751251 gene encoding carbon catabolite repressor protein 4 homolog 5 isoform X1 produces the protein MSKYERKNSTGNSTTVTKRKRCSISESSYRHESITLKPHRPLAPGSSWRSCKPVRPGKSSRRRRKRTKEIISSSGEREWVFSATNFENLQDKVVLVSYNLLGVDNASNHMDLYYNVPPKHLEWSRRKHLICKEISRYNASILCLQEVDRFDDLDGLLKTRGFQGVHKSRTGEASDGCAIFWKEKLFKLLDYQHIEFDRFDMRNNVAQLCVLEMNHEDPKSKLSVRPSDPRRLVVGNIHVLFNPKRGDIKLGQVRLFLEKAYQLSQEWGNIPVVIAGDLNSTPQSAIYDFIASADLDTQLHNRRQISGQSEMEPKKRSFRNRYAVRAAVSTSGSLPNVWSKEELQFATGGQASTHVQHQLKLHSAYSGVPGTHRTRDQRGEPLATTYHSRFLGTVDYIWHTKELVPVRVLETLPTDVLTRTCGLPSEKWGSDHLAIACELGFVND, from the exons ATGAGTAAATACGAGCGAAAGAACTCGACGGGGAACTCAACCACCGTCACCAAGCGGAAGCGATGTTCGATTTCGGAATCATCGTATAGACATGAGTCAATAACCCTAAAACCTCACCGTCCTCTTGCGCCGGGTTCAAGTTGGCGTAGTTGTAAACCAGTTAGGCCTGGTAAATCTTCTCGGCGGCGGCGAAAGAGAACAAAGGAGATAATCTCGAGTTCCGGTGAGCGCGAATGGGTGTTTTCCGCTACCAATTTTGAAAATCTCCAAG aTAAAGTAGTTTTAGTTTCGTACAATCTACTTGGTGTTGACAATGCGTCCAACCACATGGACTTGTATTACAACGTTCCCCCGAAGCACTTAGAGTGGAGTAGACGGAAACATCTCATCTGCAAGGAGATTAGTCGCTATAATGCAAGCATCTTATGTCTTCAG GAGGTTGACCGCTTTGATGATCTCGATGGTCTTCTTAAAACTAGGGGATTTCAAGGTGTTCACAAG AGTCGGACTGGAGAAGCGAGTGATGGTTGTGCTATATTCTGGAAAGAGAAATT ATTTAAACTTCTAGACTATCAACATATAGAGTTTGATAGATTTGACATGCGAAACAATGTTGCTCAACTTTGTGTTTTAGAG ATGAACCATGAGGACCCAAAGTCTAAATTAAGTGTGCGACCTTCAGA TCCTCGACGGCTAGTAGTTGGGAATATACATGTCCTGTTCAATCCTAAGCGTGGGGATATCAAGCTAGGCCAG GTAAGACTATTTCTGGAGAAGGCTTACCAGTTATCACAGGAATGGGGAAATATTCCAGTGGTGATTGCTGGTGATCTGAATAGCACTCCACAG AGTGCAATTTACGATTTCATAGCTTCAGCTGAT tTGGATACACAATTACACAATCGCAGGCAAATTTCTGGCCAGTCTGAAATGGAACCAAAGAAGAGGTCATTTAGAAACCGGTATGCAGTTAG GGCTGCAGTATCCACATCCGGATCACTACCCAATGTATGGAGCAAGGAAGAACTACAGTTTGCAACTGGTGGTCAAGCAAGCACTCATGTCCAACATCAACTGAAGCTTCATAGCGCATATAGTGGAGTTCct GGTACTCATAGAACGAGAGATCAACGCGGTGAACCATTGGCAACAACATATCATTCCAGGTTCCTGGGAACAGTTGATTATATATG GCACACAAAGGAACTTGTTCCTGTCAGGGTTCTTGAAACCTTGCCAACTGATGTTTTGACAAGAACATGTGGACTACCAAGTGAG AAATGGGGAAGCGACCATCTTGCTATCGCATGTGAACTCGGCTTTGTCAATGACTGA